GCCTGGATGGAAATCAAACCACAGCGTGTGGCGTTAGGGCGGATATTTTGCTTTGGAGGTGAATGTGTTGGAAAATTACTGTCCTAGTGCAGTGCCTGGGGGAatggggcagtgcaggagctgtaTAAAAGGGGGACCTTCTCCTTGCTCTCTCATTCACTCCTCTCACCTCCATCTCCTTGGGATCAAGGTGAGTCTGAAGcccttgcttttcttcctcctttggGCTTTCTGATCACATTCTGTGCTTTAAATCCATGTGGGTTGCTGAGAGCTGCTTGTtatgggagagggaaggggcagaagTTGTTCATGGAAAGAGGTTGGGTTTTGGATGAGCTGTTTCCTGAGCTGTTGTGCATGGGGAGAGGCTGGGTTTTGTCTGTGATTTCTCGTGAGTTCTGGCCTAGGTGTGGAAGTCCCTGCACATGGTCACTCTTAAGGAGATTCTTGGGAGCCTGAGCAGACAGTGAAGGGGTTGGGTCTCTCTAAGCATCCTCCTGCTGTCTTCTCCATCTCTTTGCTATTCTCCATCATGGTGTGCCAACAGACTGCACTGACATAGTGCAGTCAACTCTGCTTCCCCCTTCTTTATCTCCCAGGTgcacctgcagcccacagccatGTCCTGCTACACCcggtgccagccctgtggccccaccccgctgggcagcagctgcaatgagccctgtgtcaggcagtgccaggactcCACCGTCTTCATCCAGCCCTCGCCCGTGgtggtgaccctgcctgggcccatcctcagctccttcccccagaacaccgccgtgggatcctccacctctgctgctgttggcagcatcctcagctctcagggagtgcccatcagctctgggggctttgGCCTCTCTGGCCTGGGCAGTGGCCTCTGTGGCCTCccctgctgaagctgctggggaaggaacCCAGGCACTCCAGGATGGAACCGCCCTGGGCACGCAGCATGGCCTTGGTGCTTCCTGAGGGGCTGAGcaagccctgcagcccttgcagagggacagggccagcctgggctcttggcaagcacagcccaggcctgcctctgtcccctgccactctctcctttccctcctgtgTCCTTGTTCCCTTGTGCTCCCCGGGGCTGTGAGTCCCACTCAGCCATCCTggggagcactgctggctctgcactcCTTTGTGGGCACCTGCTTGCAAAACACAACAGACTGTTGTTTGCCCCTGGTGCTCTCTGCATTGGCCCCTCACCTTGGATTGACCTAATTTTCCTGGTTTGACTCAATAAAGTTCTTTTGCATCGCAGTCCATGTTTCCCTCTCATTTATTCCCCTGCAGATCCTCTCCCAACATGCCCAAAATGAGAGGTGTTGCTCGGTGCTGGTTGTGGGAAGGGATTGTGGGGGATGGTTGTTCACAGGGTGTTAACACAGGCTCACTTTAAATATTCTTAATGATGCAATAGGAAACtccattttctaattttctctaCTGACATCTAATTGCTGCTTCCAGTAAATTGTACTTATCTAAGCCTGTGATATTTGGTTTTTGTGCCTACAATTCTCCTCCACAGCCCTCCACAGAAGGAGTGGAAGGGGTGAGAGCAGCACATGGCTTTATTTGAAACATTAAATGGAGAATACCATGGTCAAGCCACAACAAAGATCTTACTGTACTTTCCAGCCTAATTCAGTAAAAAAGGAGCCCTAACCAGCagaacaggcagcagctgcctcccctAGTCAGGGACATCAGGGAATAAAAACCTTAAAGATGTAATTGTCCTGGTTTggcccaggtgagcaggagggGGCATGGGCAAGACCTCCATGTTATCATTCCAGCTCATGTCCTTTCCATATTTATTCTCTTGCTTCCAGGAAGAAGGCTGTTCCTCCCAGTGGGAAAAACCCTGAAGAAGGGTGAAACCACCTGAAATTGTTTCActttcctgaaaataatttcttagtCTCATAGCTTTTGGTATTAATATTGTAgctgttactgtttgttttcttgtctcatggctgtttccagtaaattgttcttatctcaaccttTGATCTTTGACTTTTGTGCTTCCagctggaagggaaggggaagccaGTGTtggtgtggatttttttttagcaagacTACTAAATTGGAGAATACCATCCCTAAACCACAACAGTAACAAATCAAGATGTTGTGTGCCAGTGGAGCAGATTGCAGTTAGCATCTCTTACTCTGGGACATCCAtggaaaaagaagtttttaagGATGTAGTAAATGAAGATGTTGATGTGTGCCTATGCATACATTGCTAACCTGACAGAATATTCAAGGTCCATGTATCCTATAGCTGAATTCTGTTCATTGCAATACTGAAAGTCACACCTACAGGTCAAAAAGACCCTCTGGCCAGGTGAAGAGCCTTCTCCTGAGCTGGGGTTGTGTCTCTTGTATGGAACTCAGCACCCAATCCCAATAGAGAGCTGTACTTGGAAAGCTTCTAACTCTGAATTTCTGAGTACAAATAATGGCATGAAAAGTCTGGTGGGTATGCTTGATTTGAGGAATTCCACCAAGCGCCCAGGCTTGTGCATCTCTAACATAAATAATCAatgtctgtgctgtgtgtgactATTGAGTTGTTGTGGAGTGGGTCACAAATCTGATTTTCTGGGCAACACAACCAAACCCAATCTGTGATTCCATGGGAACACAGTCTGTGAGAAGGCAGCCCACTGCACTGTGTCCCTCCTTTTGGGAATCCTGTGGTTAGGATGGGACCTCCTGGAGCCTGATGGGAAACTGGTCCTTTGTCTTGTGTGTAACTCATTCACTGCTGAGTACACGTGTCAAACATTCAGCTTAAAGAGGACAGAGGTGCATGGTTGTCCCTGGACTATGCAGGATAATTTTATTAAGTTCTAGGgttattctattctattctattctattctattctattctattctattctattctattctattctattctattctatccAAGAAGAACTTTGGGGTGCCTATGGGATGATAGGCCTGCCACAAATCAGAACTGTGCTctggcagcccagagagccaactgtgtcctgggctgcatccaaaccAGCTTGGACAGCAGgacaagggaggggattctgccaTGAacaggtgagaccccacctgcagagctgcctccaactcaggggtcccagcacaggaaggacgTGGAGCTGTTGGAGCGAGTCCAGAGGAATCTGAGATtgtcagagggatggagcagctctgctgtgaggaagggctgggagaattggggttgctcagcctggagagaaaAAGCTTTGGGGTGATGTAATTGTGGTCTTgcagtacctgaagggaatttACAGTcaagatggagagagac
The sequence above is a segment of the Molothrus ater isolate BHLD 08-10-18 breed brown headed cowbird chromosome 27, BPBGC_Mater_1.1, whole genome shotgun sequence genome. Coding sequences within it:
- the LOC118696475 gene encoding feather keratin 1-like yields the protein MAVGCRCTFIHSSHLHLLGIKVHLQPTAMSCYTRCQPCGPTPLGSSCNEPCVRQCQDSTVFIQPSPVVVTLPGPILSSFPQNTAVGSSTSAAVGSILSSQGVPISSGGFGLSGLGSGLCGLPC